In Desulfobotulus pelophilus, one DNA window encodes the following:
- a CDS encoding PstC family ABC transporter permease, which produces MGQYCFPPKDKRETLFQYFCGFSAYFTYCLVLLLFGFFLFFAYPLLKSGGYFLLLVTPWQPLAGNYGIGPMIAGTAVISLLAVCLAFPVSLGAAAFCEAGLAPRNLVRWVRPVFQLMTGIPTVVYGFLAVFLLVPFLRKAIGGSGFSVLAASLMLALLIAPTMILFFSDAFRAVPGEHLRVMTAMGAHPEEKLVFLLLPQARSGIVAGLLLAAGRAVGDTLIALMLAGNSLAFPSSLTEPARTLTGHIALVMASDTQSPEFRSIFACGLTLYLITTLLIFFCRRVVVSERGKG; this is translated from the coding sequence ATGGGACAGTATTGTTTTCCCCCAAAGGATAAAAGGGAAACCCTTTTTCAGTATTTCTGCGGTTTTTCCGCATATTTTACCTATTGTCTTGTGCTGCTGCTTTTTGGCTTTTTTCTTTTTTTTGCTTATCCTCTTCTGAAAAGCGGAGGATATTTTCTTTTACTGGTAACACCCTGGCAGCCTTTGGCCGGTAATTATGGCATTGGCCCCATGATTGCAGGAACGGCTGTTATCAGCCTGCTGGCGGTGTGTCTTGCCTTTCCCGTATCCTTGGGAGCGGCCGCTTTCTGCGAAGCAGGTCTTGCTCCTAGGAATCTTGTACGTTGGGTGCGGCCAGTTTTTCAGCTTATGACGGGCATCCCCACGGTGGTCTATGGCTTTCTGGCGGTTTTTCTTCTGGTTCCCTTTCTTCGCAAGGCCATCGGAGGTTCTGGTTTTTCTGTCCTTGCCGCATCCCTTATGCTGGCCCTTCTCATTGCACCGACCATGATCCTTTTTTTCTCCGATGCTTTCCGTGCTGTTCCCGGAGAGCACCTGCGAGTCATGACAGCCATGGGAGCCCATCCGGAAGAAAAGCTGGTTTTTCTGCTTCTGCCCCAGGCCAGAAGCGGTATTGTGGCGGGATTGCTTCTTGCCGCAGGCCGGGCTGTGGGAGATACCCTCATAGCCCTGATGCTGGCGGGTAACAGTCTGGCTTTTCCTTCCTCCCTTACGGAACCGGCCCGTACCCTGACAGGCCATATTGCCCTTGTGATGGCTTCGGATACCCAAAGCCCTGAGTTCCGGTCCATTTTTGCCTGCGGGCTAACGCTGTACCTGATAACCACCCTGTTGATTTTTTTCTGCAGAAGGGTCGTGGTTTCTGAAAGGGGAAAAGGATGA